The Dokdonella koreensis DS-123 genome has a segment encoding these proteins:
- a CDS encoding choice-of-anchor J domain-containing protein, which produces MKSVLRILVLALLCAGAAGAQAQRIDSGSTPPDAALIQGPLPGSPADARPPQPNPPAARGTGALARPLNEGFEQVAVLGGGLYASGWIRQNNSDAPWSIWFRGRADVFNALDGPASSFVVQNWYATNLDHGRMSSWLLTPPVNFTADSVFSFYTRTSEGALQADRVQVRVCNSGDCSDVGTQPDDVGAFGQLVLDINPGEQVGGYPESWTRYTVTAAEGLPTSGSGRIAFRYFLSQDDGVLRGNYIGIDRVVLEQSENAPSPIDLDVTVTRANPADPDACDGAAEIDVAVGDQVNLCYRVTNRTNAPLRYHWLRDDQAGVIFNLREQPLAPGASYQVNRTVTVSQPQTLSATWTARTDPPGYRYDDSQPAAFIDITDGDVVPVDAFAAFPADFDFQLYGERVDRVCVAHYGLISSAKGPWCPGYATHIVAPGAYPQRLPENELTIMGTSLALYWTTFAADGYEIPPGTVFQKTIGEAPKRKYIVEYHQQQVMSGSPAPERGLTAQVILHETSNRVEFQYDNVVFGGVPTLAYGGNASIGLQRYDQAQQYSFRTPSLQHVNRILWTPSDPAIHTRTRTVRIDARTPVLNLDATTVAAAAPAGGQATTVLGIANTGDGRLDWRAGLSAANRHMPATPRPLAAPAADAPFGVRVERDALPPLAVPGAGVPHGGDAALALWGFDIGSGYLVVSDPAAPGYVGNAAIKASFDTRLITGADFLDDDFGTLYAFDTERQELLRYAPIDAASGVTAGEHLVGRVAGLPVGSLASGLKQDPTSGAVYLATANGQASQLWRIDPVTATAWPVGDINDAPGLISLEFDNDGNLYGLDVILNALIAIDKRSGQAQAIGAIGLDTGGLFSALAFDPAADTLYLAAIVQAGGAFPVGSALFALDRQTGAARWVAPIAGLSSNAQFGALAFARRGVVCTQAADIPWLALGASSGTIAAGAPATPLTLTFDASGLVDGVHRANLCIHSNDPLHLRTALPLSFTVGSADRLFADGFDGARP; this is translated from the coding sequence GTGAAATCCGTTTTGAGAATCCTCGTGCTGGCGCTGCTGTGTGCAGGCGCAGCCGGCGCGCAGGCGCAACGCATCGACTCCGGCTCGACGCCGCCGGACGCCGCCTTGATCCAGGGCCCGTTGCCGGGCAGCCCGGCGGACGCGCGACCGCCGCAACCGAATCCGCCTGCGGCGCGCGGCACCGGTGCGCTGGCACGCCCGCTGAACGAAGGCTTCGAGCAGGTCGCCGTTCTCGGTGGCGGCCTCTATGCCAGCGGCTGGATCCGCCAGAACAACAGCGATGCGCCGTGGAGCATCTGGTTCCGCGGCCGCGCCGACGTGTTCAACGCCCTCGACGGGCCGGCCAGTTCCTTCGTCGTGCAGAACTGGTACGCGACGAACCTCGACCACGGCCGCATGAGCTCGTGGTTGCTGACGCCGCCGGTCAATTTCACCGCCGACAGCGTGTTCTCGTTCTATACACGCACCTCGGAAGGCGCCCTGCAGGCCGATCGCGTGCAGGTGCGCGTCTGCAACAGCGGCGACTGCAGCGACGTCGGCACTCAGCCGGACGACGTCGGCGCATTCGGCCAGCTCGTGCTCGACATCAACCCGGGCGAGCAGGTCGGCGGCTATCCGGAGAGCTGGACGCGCTACACCGTGACGGCCGCCGAGGGCCTGCCGACCTCCGGCAGCGGCCGCATCGCGTTCCGCTACTTCCTCAGCCAGGACGATGGCGTGCTGCGCGGCAACTACATCGGCATCGACCGCGTCGTGCTGGAGCAGAGCGAGAACGCGCCGAGCCCGATCGACCTGGACGTGACCGTCACGCGCGCGAATCCGGCCGACCCGGATGCCTGCGACGGCGCGGCCGAGATCGACGTCGCCGTCGGCGACCAGGTCAACCTGTGCTATCGCGTGACCAACCGCACGAATGCCCCGCTGCGCTACCACTGGCTGCGTGACGACCAGGCCGGCGTGATCTTCAACCTGCGCGAGCAGCCGCTCGCACCGGGCGCCAGCTACCAGGTCAACCGCACCGTCACCGTGAGCCAGCCGCAGACACTGTCGGCGACCTGGACTGCCCGCACCGATCCGCCCGGCTATCGCTACGATGACAGCCAGCCGGCGGCCTTCATCGACATCACCGACGGCGACGTGGTGCCGGTGGATGCGTTCGCGGCGTTCCCGGCCGACTTCGATTTCCAGCTGTACGGCGAGCGCGTCGACCGCGTCTGCGTCGCGCACTACGGCCTGATCTCCTCGGCCAAGGGGCCGTGGTGCCCCGGCTATGCCACGCACATCGTCGCTCCCGGCGCCTATCCGCAGCGCCTGCCGGAGAACGAACTGACGATCATGGGCACCTCGCTGGCGCTGTACTGGACCACGTTCGCGGCGGACGGCTACGAGATCCCGCCCGGCACGGTGTTCCAGAAGACGATCGGCGAGGCGCCGAAACGCAAGTACATCGTCGAGTACCACCAGCAGCAGGTGATGTCCGGCTCGCCGGCGCCGGAGCGTGGCCTGACCGCGCAGGTGATCCTGCACGAGACCAGCAACCGGGTCGAGTTCCAGTACGACAACGTCGTCTTCGGCGGCGTGCCGACGCTGGCCTACGGCGGCAACGCCTCGATCGGCCTGCAGCGCTACGACCAGGCGCAGCAGTACTCGTTCCGCACGCCGAGCCTGCAGCATGTCAACCGCATCCTGTGGACGCCGTCCGACCCGGCCATCCATACGCGTACGCGCACCGTGCGCATCGACGCCCGGACGCCGGTGCTGAACCTGGATGCGACGACGGTCGCAGCGGCGGCGCCGGCCGGCGGGCAGGCCACGACGGTCCTGGGCATCGCCAATACCGGCGACGGCCGGCTCGATTGGCGCGCAGGCCTGTCGGCGGCGAACCGGCACATGCCGGCGACGCCGCGCCCGCTCGCCGCGCCCGCCGCGGATGCGCCGTTCGGCGTGCGCGTGGAGCGCGACGCGTTGCCGCCGCTCGCCGTTCCGGGCGCCGGCGTGCCGCACGGCGGCGATGCGGCGCTGGCCTTGTGGGGCTTCGACATCGGCAGCGGCTACCTGGTCGTGTCCGATCCGGCGGCGCCGGGCTATGTCGGCAACGCCGCGATCAAGGCCTCCTTCGACACGCGCCTGATCACCGGCGCCGACTTCCTCGACGACGACTTCGGCACCTTGTACGCGTTCGACACCGAGCGCCAGGAGCTGCTGCGCTACGCGCCGATCGACGCCGCCAGCGGTGTCACGGCCGGCGAGCACCTGGTCGGCCGCGTCGCCGGCCTGCCGGTCGGCAGCCTCGCCAGCGGACTGAAGCAGGATCCGACCAGCGGCGCGGTGTACCTGGCCACCGCCAACGGCCAGGCCAGCCAGCTGTGGCGGATCGACCCGGTGACCGCGACGGCCTGGCCGGTCGGCGACATCAACGACGCCCCCGGCCTGATCAGCCTGGAGTTCGACAACGACGGCAACCTCTATGGCCTCGACGTCATCCTCAATGCACTGATCGCGATCGACAAGCGCAGCGGCCAGGCGCAGGCGATCGGCGCGATCGGCCTGGATACCGGTGGCCTGTTCTCGGCGCTGGCCTTCGACCCGGCCGCCGATACCCTGTACCTGGCGGCGATCGTGCAGGCCGGCGGCGCGTTTCCGGTCGGCTCGGCGCTGTTCGCGCTCGACCGGCAGACCGGTGCCGCCCGCTGGGTGGCGCCGATCGCCGGCCTGTCCAGCAACGCCCAGTTCGGTGCGCTGGCGTTCGCGCGGCGCGGCGTGGTGTGCACGCAGGCGGCCGACATCCCGTGGCTGGCACTGGGCGCGAGCAGCGGCACGATCGCCGCCGGCGCACCGGCGACGCCGCTGACGCTGACGTTCGACGCGAGCGGCCTGGTCGATGGCGTCCATCGCGCGAACCTGTGCATCCACAGCAACGATCCGCTGCATCTGCGCACGGCGCTGCCGCTGTCGTTCACCGTCGGCAGTGCCGATCGCCTCTTCGCCGACGGCTTCGACGGAGCACGGCCATGA
- a CDS encoding delta-60 repeat domain-containing protein — MNHAAVKALPRLALSLLLFVLAAPLWAQNVRDGFAPNLDLPARIVLQQADGQLLIAGDFTQIGGVARSSVARLRIDGSLDASFNPVFDGGIESLVLQPDGRLLVGGGFTQVGGTGQPGLVRLDASGANDTSFGPMLDAPASTLALQPDGKVLIGGWFTAVGGQPREFFARLNADGTLDTSFVSLSFDAPVERIGVQADGRILVGGNFSMVGGAQRLGLVRLEADGTLDTTFNPPATGPVGGIIPQADGTVVVAGVFFTPAAGLLRLNADGSHDASFTAGVTGIVSTVSMQADGRLLIGGVFTAPGSTQFNYAARLNVDGSIDPTFEPRTNNEVQALLQQYDGRVVLGGGFTTIQGKAQKYLARLNADGSADVDFFAGGDPVFPGVLGDIHTVATQPDGKILIGGNLDFIGSTPGGRHTALVRLNADGSVDASFHVADFSVAGNPAAGTWVKSLVIRPDGKILAGGAFEVIDGQVRTGLALFAADGTLDPDFSFEILDNFSTPGMIYGIRQEAAGALLIAGRFWQIDGVPRTGIARLRADGSVDPSFDTGALDNGGLYGVAVLPDGRVLANGWQGVDYRNELRLLGTDGSMDTTFWPLMNARIASFSRQDDGRILVSGEFDQINGAPAPYFARLLPDGTRDTGFAAAAVNGVMDTFAEQIDGSLLVAGRFNSVNGLPRAGIARLDRDGVLDAGYDPNIGTFGSPTGGRRVGGIVQQADGKAIVYGEFTGAGGLERTNVARLSSAQAVVQRLDLVDDGRGIRWWRSGAGAVLARVEFDWSQDQQAWHRLGSGQAVEGGWGIDGIALPRNRNVWVRARGIPKHTPAYWMSMASESLHASVRLAYLSGAATVLVTPSVGPGGRLDPDTVRVVEHGATLTFTVAPDAGHRLDTITGCGGQLSGSQYTTAPASADCTVVATFVEDTQEHIFRDGFDGTAP; from the coding sequence ATGAATCACGCCGCCGTGAAGGCCCTGCCGCGCCTCGCGCTGTCGCTCCTGCTGTTCGTGCTCGCTGCACCGCTGTGGGCGCAGAACGTGCGCGATGGTTTCGCGCCGAATCTCGATCTGCCGGCGCGCATCGTGTTGCAGCAGGCCGATGGCCAGCTGCTGATCGCCGGTGACTTCACCCAGATCGGCGGTGTCGCGCGCAGTTCCGTCGCGCGCCTGCGCATCGACGGCTCGCTCGATGCGAGCTTTAATCCCGTGTTCGACGGCGGCATCGAAAGCCTCGTCCTTCAGCCCGATGGCCGCCTGCTGGTCGGTGGCGGCTTCACCCAGGTCGGCGGCACCGGGCAGCCGGGGCTGGTACGGCTGGACGCCTCCGGCGCGAACGATACCTCGTTCGGCCCGATGCTCGACGCGCCCGCATCGACGCTCGCGCTGCAGCCCGACGGCAAGGTCCTGATCGGCGGCTGGTTCACCGCGGTCGGCGGCCAGCCGCGGGAGTTCTTCGCGCGCCTGAATGCCGACGGCACCTTGGACACGAGCTTCGTATCGCTGTCGTTCGACGCGCCGGTCGAGCGCATCGGGGTACAGGCGGACGGCAGGATCCTCGTCGGCGGCAATTTCTCGATGGTCGGCGGCGCCCAGCGCCTCGGCCTCGTGCGCCTCGAGGCCGACGGCACGCTCGATACCACGTTCAATCCCCCGGCGACCGGCCCTGTCGGCGGGATCATCCCGCAGGCGGACGGCACGGTCGTCGTCGCCGGCGTGTTCTTCACGCCGGCCGCCGGTCTCCTGCGCCTGAACGCGGACGGTTCGCACGACGCCAGCTTCACGGCCGGGGTCACCGGCATCGTCTCCACGGTGAGCATGCAGGCCGATGGCCGGCTGTTGATCGGCGGTGTGTTCACGGCGCCCGGTAGCACGCAGTTCAACTACGCGGCGCGCCTGAACGTCGACGGCAGCATCGACCCGACTTTCGAGCCGCGCACGAACAACGAGGTCCAGGCCCTGCTGCAACAGTACGACGGCAGGGTCGTGCTCGGCGGCGGCTTCACCACGATCCAGGGCAAGGCGCAGAAGTACCTGGCGCGCCTCAACGCCGATGGCAGCGCCGACGTCGATTTCTTCGCCGGCGGCGATCCGGTCTTTCCGGGCGTGCTCGGCGACATCCACACCGTGGCGACGCAGCCGGACGGCAAGATCCTGATCGGCGGCAACCTGGATTTCATCGGCAGCACGCCGGGCGGCCGCCATACCGCCCTGGTACGCCTCAATGCGGACGGCTCGGTCGATGCGTCCTTCCACGTCGCGGACTTCAGCGTCGCCGGCAATCCGGCCGCCGGAACCTGGGTCAAGAGCCTCGTGATCCGGCCCGACGGCAAGATCCTCGCCGGTGGCGCGTTCGAGGTCATCGACGGCCAGGTCAGGACCGGCCTGGCCCTGTTCGCGGCCGACGGCACGCTCGATCCGGACTTCTCGTTCGAGATCCTCGACAACTTCTCCACGCCCGGCATGATCTACGGCATTCGCCAGGAAGCGGCCGGCGCGCTGTTGATCGCCGGCCGCTTCTGGCAGATCGATGGCGTGCCGCGCACCGGTATCGCACGCCTGCGCGCCGACGGCAGCGTCGATCCGTCGTTCGACACCGGCGCGCTCGACAACGGCGGCCTGTACGGTGTCGCGGTGCTGCCCGACGGCCGCGTGCTCGCCAACGGCTGGCAAGGGGTCGACTACCGCAACGAGCTGCGCCTGCTCGGCACCGACGGTTCGATGGACACGACGTTCTGGCCGCTGATGAACGCGCGCATCGCCTCGTTTTCGCGACAGGACGACGGCCGCATCCTGGTCAGCGGCGAGTTCGACCAGATCAACGGAGCGCCGGCACCGTACTTCGCGCGGCTGCTGCCGGACGGTACGCGCGACACCGGTTTCGCGGCGGCGGCCGTCAACGGTGTCATGGACACCTTCGCCGAGCAGATCGACGGCTCGCTGCTGGTCGCCGGCCGCTTCAACAGCGTCAACGGCCTGCCGCGGGCCGGCATCGCGCGGCTCGACCGCGACGGCGTGCTCGATGCCGGCTACGACCCGAACATCGGCACGTTCGGCTCGCCGACGGGCGGCCGGCGCGTCGGCGGCATCGTGCAGCAGGCCGACGGCAAGGCCATCGTCTACGGCGAGTTCACCGGCGCCGGCGGCCTCGAACGCACCAATGTCGCGCGGCTGTCGAGCGCGCAGGCGGTGGTGCAGCGGCTGGACCTGGTCGACGACGGTCGCGGCATCCGCTGGTGGCGCAGTGGCGCCGGCGCGGTGCTGGCGCGGGTCGAGTTCGACTGGTCACAGGACCAGCAAGCGTGGCACCGGCTCGGCAGCGGTCAGGCCGTCGAAGGCGGCTGGGGCATCGACGGCATCGCACTGCCGCGCAATCGCAACGTGTGGGTCCGCGCGCGCGGCATCCCGAAGCACACACCGGCGTACTGGATGTCGATGGCGTCCGAATCGCTGCACGCGTCGGTGCGCCTGGCCTACCTGTCCGGCGCGGCGACGGTCCTGGTGACGCCGAGCGTCGGACCCGGCGGGCGGTTGGACCCGGATACCGTGCGAGTCGTGGAGCACGGCGCCACCCTCACGTTCACCGTGGCGCCCGACGCCGGTCACCGGCTCGACACGATCACCGGCTGCGGCGGGCAGCTCAGCGGCAGCCAGTACACCACGGCGCCGGCCAGCGCCGATTGCACGGTCGTGGCCACCTTCGTCGAGGACACGCAGGAGCACATCTTCCGCGACGGCTTCGACGGCACCGCGCCCTGA
- the ligA gene encoding NAD-dependent DNA ligase LigA, which yields MTGKAPSPARRAAELRERIEDANHRYHVLDDPDIPDAEYDRLMRELEALEAEHPELATDDSPTRRVGATPSRTFAEVRHEIRMLSLANAFSDEEIHDFVRRIVERTDVADPLFSVEPKFDGLAISLRYEDGRFVRGATRGDGETGEDVTANLRMVKAVPLRLRGHGWPRVLEVRGEVYMPRAAFEAYNERARRDGGKVLANPRNGAAGSLRQLDPRITAARPLAFYAYALGVVEGGDLPETHSAVLARLRDWGLPVSTLVETARGAEGCLTYYRRIGARRDTLPFDIDGVVYKLDDLAGQRELGFVGRTPRWAIAHKFPAQEQATRVVSIDINIGRTGAATPAAKLEPVQVGGVTVTNATLHNADQVARLDVRIGDTVIVRRAGDVIPEVVRVVPDARPPGTVPWAMPTRCPVCGSEIVREEGEVVWRCSGELVCPAQRKEAVFHFAARRAMDIEGLGERLIDDLTTLGFVGSVADLYRLTLDDLIEMRRQADARDGTTPETVKAGKIATKWAENLVEAIERSRATTLERFLYALGIEHVGESTAKALATWFGRLEAIRHLPWPLLTRVPDIGGEVARAIGHFFEQAGNQQVIDDLLARGVAIGDEHPPSPKLRKALDAAAVLAALAIPKLTDKRAGQLAAAFDGAAAILAAPEHQLVTAGLPAETAAAFVAWRTDPAHAALLRDSFAARAHLLAALDAAGAEDASAAPLDGQTVVLTGTLASLTRDQARTRLEALGAKVAGSVSKKTAFVVAGSEAGSKLDKATELGVEVWDEDRLLAFLAGYEG from the coding sequence ATGACCGGTAAAGCCCCCTCTCCCGCCCGCCGCGCCGCCGAACTGCGCGAACGCATCGAAGACGCCAATCACCGCTACCACGTCCTCGACGATCCGGACATCCCGGACGCCGAGTACGACCGCCTGATGCGCGAGCTGGAAGCGCTGGAAGCCGAGCACCCGGAACTGGCGACCGACGACTCGCCGACCCGCCGCGTCGGTGCCACACCGTCGCGCACGTTCGCCGAGGTGCGCCACGAGATCCGCATGCTGTCGCTGGCCAACGCGTTCAGCGACGAGGAGATCCACGACTTCGTGCGACGCATCGTCGAGCGCACCGACGTGGCCGACCCGCTGTTCTCGGTCGAACCGAAATTCGACGGCCTGGCGATCAGCCTGCGCTACGAGGACGGCCGCTTCGTGCGCGGCGCCACGCGCGGCGACGGCGAGACCGGCGAGGACGTCACCGCCAACCTGCGCATGGTCAAGGCGGTGCCGCTGCGGCTGCGCGGCCACGGCTGGCCGCGCGTGCTGGAAGTGCGCGGCGAGGTCTACATGCCGCGCGCCGCGTTCGAGGCCTACAACGAGCGCGCGCGGCGCGACGGCGGCAAGGTGCTGGCCAACCCGCGCAACGGCGCGGCCGGCTCGCTGCGCCAGCTCGACCCGCGCATCACCGCGGCGCGGCCGCTGGCGTTCTACGCCTATGCGCTCGGCGTCGTCGAAGGCGGCGACCTGCCCGAGACCCATTCGGCCGTGCTGGCGCGCCTGCGCGACTGGGGCCTGCCGGTCAGCACCCTGGTCGAGACCGCGCGCGGCGCCGAGGGCTGCCTGACCTACTACCGGCGCATCGGCGCCAGGCGCGACACGCTGCCGTTCGACATCGACGGCGTCGTCTACAAGCTCGACGACCTCGCCGGCCAGCGCGAGCTCGGCTTCGTCGGCCGCACGCCGCGCTGGGCGATCGCGCACAAGTTCCCGGCGCAGGAGCAGGCCACCCGCGTCGTCTCGATCGACATCAACATCGGCCGCACCGGCGCGGCCACGCCGGCCGCCAAGCTCGAGCCGGTGCAGGTCGGCGGCGTGACCGTGACCAACGCGACGCTGCACAACGCCGACCAGGTCGCACGGCTGGACGTGCGCATCGGCGACACCGTGATCGTGCGCCGCGCCGGCGACGTGATTCCCGAGGTCGTGCGCGTCGTCCCCGATGCGCGGCCGCCCGGCACCGTGCCGTGGGCGATGCCGACCCGCTGCCCGGTCTGCGGATCGGAAATCGTGCGCGAGGAAGGCGAGGTGGTCTGGCGCTGCTCCGGCGAGCTGGTCTGCCCGGCCCAGCGCAAGGAGGCGGTGTTCCACTTCGCCGCGCGCCGCGCGATGGACATCGAGGGCCTCGGCGAGCGGCTGATCGACGACCTCACCACGCTCGGCTTCGTCGGTTCGGTCGCCGACCTCTACCGGCTGACGCTGGACGACCTGATCGAGATGAGGCGGCAGGCCGACGCGCGCGACGGCACCACGCCCGAGACGGTCAAGGCCGGCAAGATCGCCACCAAATGGGCCGAGAACCTGGTCGAGGCGATCGAGCGCAGCCGCGCCACCACGCTCGAGCGCTTCCTCTACGCGCTCGGCATCGAGCACGTCGGCGAGAGCACCGCCAAGGCGCTGGCGACCTGGTTCGGCCGCCTGGAGGCGATCCGCCACCTGCCCTGGCCGCTGCTGACGCGCGTGCCGGACATCGGCGGCGAAGTGGCGCGCGCGATCGGCCACTTCTTCGAGCAGGCCGGCAACCAGCAGGTCATCGACGACCTGCTCGCGCGCGGCGTCGCGATCGGCGACGAGCATCCGCCTTCGCCGAAGCTGCGCAAGGCGCTCGATGCCGCCGCCGTGCTCGCCGCCCTGGCGATCCCGAAGCTCACCGACAAGCGCGCCGGCCAGCTCGCCGCCGCGTTCGACGGCGCCGCCGCGATCCTGGCCGCGCCCGAGCACCAGCTGGTCACGGCCGGCCTGCCGGCCGAGACCGCCGCCGCGTTCGTCGCCTGGCGGACCGACCCGGCCCACGCCGCACTGCTGCGCGACAGCTTCGCCGCCCGTGCGCACCTGCTCGCCGCCCTCGATGCCGCTGGCGCCGAGGACGCATCGGCGGCCCCGCTCGACGGCCAGACCGTCGTGCTCACCGGCACGCTGGCGTCACTGACGCGCGACCAGGCGCGCACACGCCTGGAAGCGCTCGGCGCCAAGGTTGCCGGCAGCGTGTCGAAGAAGACCGCCTTCGTCGTCGCCGGCAGCGAGGCCGGCTCCAAGCTCGACAAGGCGACCGAGCTCGGCGTCGAGGTCTGGGACGAGGATCGGCTGCTGGCGTTCCTGGCCGGCTACGAAGGCTGA
- a CDS encoding DUF1028 domain-containing protein — translation MSPHHPPRLPRARTLRLAGLALLALASSAQATFSIVACDRDGRCGVAVATNNRAVGASVPYAQAGVGALVSQFETNPGYGPKGLALLAAGRSPEATLQALLDGDGGFDGTTIAERQVGIVDAQGRSATYTGAQARTSAWAGALHGDGYAVQGNGLAGEAVAIAMKQAFLAGRGTLAERLMASLEAGQAAGGQTIGKRSAALLVRTPDGAWQDIDLCVDGAAEPIVDLRRLLEQHYALQAIIRAERLARQDKPAEARTAIAEALRRSYGWDRIWRRAGRLAMTMGDRERTLDYLGVFLSVNPVWARQELDDPLYQPLHGQALFEAWRR, via the coding sequence ATGAGCCCGCACCACCCGCCCCGCCTGCCGCGCGCCCGCACCCTGCGACTGGCCGGCCTGGCCCTGCTCGCCCTCGCGTCGTCGGCGCAGGCCACGTTCTCGATCGTCGCCTGCGACCGCGACGGCCGCTGCGGTGTCGCCGTCGCCACCAACAACCGGGCCGTCGGCGCCAGCGTGCCGTATGCCCAGGCCGGCGTCGGCGCCCTCGTTTCGCAGTTCGAGACCAACCCCGGCTACGGGCCCAAGGGCCTGGCGCTGCTGGCGGCCGGCCGCTCGCCCGAGGCGACGCTGCAGGCCCTGCTCGACGGCGACGGTGGTTTCGACGGCACCACGATCGCCGAGCGCCAGGTCGGCATCGTCGACGCCCAGGGCCGCTCGGCGACCTATACCGGTGCTCAGGCGCGCACATCGGCCTGGGCCGGCGCCCTGCACGGCGACGGCTATGCGGTCCAGGGCAACGGCCTGGCCGGCGAGGCGGTGGCGATCGCGATGAAGCAGGCCTTCCTCGCCGGCCGCGGCACCCTGGCCGAGCGCCTGATGGCCAGCCTCGAAGCCGGCCAGGCCGCCGGCGGCCAGACCATCGGCAAGCGCTCCGCCGCCCTGCTCGTGCGCACGCCCGACGGCGCCTGGCAGGACATCGACCTGTGCGTGGATGGCGCGGCCGAGCCGATCGTGGACCTGCGCCGCCTGCTGGAGCAGCACTATGCGCTGCAGGCGATCATCCGTGCCGAGCGGCTGGCGCGGCAGGACAAGCCCGCCGAAGCCCGCACCGCGATCGCCGAGGCCTTGCGCCGCAGCTACGGCTGGGACCGCATCTGGCGCCGCGCGGGCAGGCTGGCGATGACGATGGGCGACCGCGAGCGTACGCTCGACTACCTCGGTGTCTTCCTGTCGGTCAACCCGGTCTGGGCGCGGCAGGAGCTGGACGACCCGTTGTACCAGCCGCTGCACGGCCAGGCACTGTTCGAGGCATGGCGCCGCTGA
- a CDS encoding acyltransferase family protein, translating into MSTLETDRSERLHGLDALRGGALLLGVVLHAALAFFPTPVWLVTDPATSPVAGVLFFAIHVFRMATFFVIAGLFAHLLLQRRGVAGFVKDRLLRIAGPLLAFWWLVLGCIVAVIVWNAWIQTGGNLPSEAPPGPKFTPDDFPLTHLWFLWVLLLFYVAFLALRLPLVRYDHTGTWARAGDRLAGALAGPLGPFVLAVPLALALYRTPKWIAFFGVPTPDQALIPNPAALTAFGVAFGFGILLARRRDLLVRIAAGWPLYLGLALAVTAGALVLAGGPGPRLVPLTAPGPKAAAAAVYALAVYASSFAALALALRFAAGYSALRRYLADASYWVYIVHLPLVMAGQVLVQGLAWPWWLKLAAVVVGTMAIALASYEGLIRHSFMGLWLNGRRVARRGPAPAPVPPPLVTGQ; encoded by the coding sequence ATGTCGACCCTCGAAACCGATCGATCCGAACGCCTGCACGGCCTCGACGCGCTGCGCGGCGGCGCGCTGCTGCTCGGCGTGGTGCTGCACGCCGCGCTGGCGTTCTTCCCGACGCCGGTCTGGCTGGTCACCGATCCGGCCACCTCGCCGGTGGCCGGTGTCCTGTTCTTCGCGATCCACGTGTTCCGGATGGCGACCTTCTTCGTGATCGCCGGCCTGTTCGCCCACCTGCTGCTGCAGCGGCGCGGCGTGGCCGGCTTCGTGAAGGACCGGCTGCTCCGGATCGCCGGTCCGCTGCTCGCGTTCTGGTGGCTGGTCCTGGGGTGCATCGTGGCGGTCATCGTCTGGAATGCCTGGATCCAGACTGGCGGCAACCTGCCGTCGGAAGCGCCGCCGGGGCCGAAATTCACGCCGGACGACTTCCCGCTGACCCACCTGTGGTTCCTCTGGGTGCTGCTGTTGTTCTATGTCGCGTTTCTGGCGCTGCGCCTGCCGCTGGTCCGCTATGACCACACCGGCACCTGGGCGCGTGCCGGCGACCGCCTGGCCGGCGCCCTGGCCGGGCCGCTGGGGCCGTTCGTGCTGGCCGTGCCGCTGGCACTGGCGCTCTACCGCACGCCGAAATGGATCGCGTTCTTCGGCGTGCCGACGCCGGACCAGGCACTGATCCCGAACCCGGCAGCCCTCACCGCGTTCGGTGTCGCGTTCGGGTTTGGCATCCTGCTGGCACGGCGTCGCGACCTGCTGGTCCGTATTGCGGCGGGGTGGCCGCTGTACCTGGGTCTGGCGCTGGCGGTGACCGCCGGCGCCCTGGTGCTGGCAGGCGGGCCCGGGCCGCGCCTGGTGCCGCTGACCGCACCCGGGCCGAAGGCGGCCGCGGCGGCCGTCTACGCGCTGGCGGTCTATGCGTCGAGCTTCGCCGCCCTCGCGCTGGCGCTGCGGTTCGCCGCCGGTTACAGCGCGCTGCGGCGCTACCTGGCCGATGCCTCGTACTGGGTCTACATCGTCCACCTGCCGCTGGTGATGGCGGGCCAGGTGCTGGTGCAGGGCCTGGCATGGCCGTGGTGGCTCAAGCTGGCGGCGGTGGTCGTGGGGACGATGGCGATCGCCCTGGCGAGCTACGAGGGACTGATCCGCCACAGCTTCATGGGCCTGTGGCTCAACGGCCGCCGGGTCGCGCGCCGCGGCCCGGCGCCGGCGCCGGTGCCGCCGCCCTTGGTCACCGGCCAATGA